The proteins below come from a single Corvus hawaiiensis isolate bCorHaw1 chromosome 20, bCorHaw1.pri.cur, whole genome shotgun sequence genomic window:
- the LOC125336466 gene encoding aldehyde dehydrogenase family 3 member A2-like isoform X3 → MERMQQIVGRARAAFNSGRSRPLEFRIQQLKALERMVQEKEKDILAALKADLNKCGHNAYSHEILGVLGELALTMEKLPSWAAPQPVKKNLLTMRDEAYIGYEPLGVVLVIGAWNYPFVLVMQPLIGAIAAGNAVVVKPSEVSENTARLVAELLPQYLDKDLYPVVTGGVPETTELLTQRFDHILYTGNTAVGKIVMAAAAKNLTPVTLELGGKSPCYIDKDCDLAVACRRITWGKYMNCGQTCIAPDYILCDPSIQSKVVENIKTTLKEFYGEDVKSSPDYERIVNKRHFKRVKSLLEGQKIAHGGETDEASCFIAPTILTDVSPESKVMEEEIFGPVLPIVTVKSVEEAIEFINRREKPLALYVFSNNKQLIKRVISETSSGGVTGNDVIMHFFLSTLPFGGVGHSGMGAYHGRHSFETFSHRRACLIKDLKMESTNKMRYPPGSQKKVDWAKFFLLKRFNKARIGLFVLALLAVVAAVMIK, encoded by the exons ATGGAGAGGATGCAGCAGATCGTGGGGCGGGCGAGGGCCGCCTTCAACTCGGGCCGGAGCCGCCCGCTGGAGTTCAGGATTCAGCAGctgaaggccctggagaggatggtgcaggagaaggagaaggacaTCCTGGCAGCCCTCAAGGCCGATCTCAACAAG tgtggGCACAATGCCTACAGCCATGAAATTCTGGgtgtgctgggggagctggcCCTGACCATGGAGAAGCTGCCATCCTGGGCAGCCCCTCAGCCCGTGAAGAAGAACCTGCTGACCATGAGGGACGAGGCCTACATCGGCTACGAGCCGCTGGGAGTGGTGCTGGTCATCGGGGCCTGGAACTACCCCTTTGTGCTGGTCATGCAGCCCCTGATCGGGGCCATTGCAGCAG GCAATGCGGTGGTGGTGAAGCCGTCGGAGGTCAGCGAGAACACGGCTCGGCTGGTGGCTGAGCTCCTGCCACAGTACCTGGACAAG GATCTGTACCCCGTGGTCACTGGAGGAGTTCCTGAGACAACCGAGCTGCTGACCCAGAGATTTGATCACATCCTCTACACTGGCAACACCGCAGTGGGCAAAATTgtgatggcagcagctgccaagaACCTGACCCCTGTCACCCTGGAGCTGGGTGGGAAGAGCCCCTGCTACATTGACAAGGACTGTGACCTGGCTGTCGCCTGCAG GCGGATAACATGGGGCAAATACATGAACTGTGGGCAGACCTGCATCGCCCCAGACTACATCCTGTGTGACCCATCCATCCAGAGCAAGGTGGTGGAGAACATCAAGACAACTCTGAAG GAATTCTATGGGGAAGACGTGAAGTCGTCTCCAGACTATGAAAGGATCGTCAATAAACGTCACTTCAAGAGGGTTAAGAGCCTGCTGGAAGGGCAGAAGATTGCTCATGGGGGAGAGACTGATGAGGCCTCCTGCTTCAtag CACCAACCATCCTCACTGATGTTTCCCCGGAGTCCAAGGTGATGGAGGAGGAAATCTTTGGACCAGTGCTGCCCATTGTGACTGTGAAGAGCGTGGAGGAAGCCATTGAGTTCATCAACCGTCGGGAGAAGCCGCTTGCCCTCTATGTGTTCTCCAACAACAAGCAG ttGATCAAGAGAGTCATCTCAGAAACCTCCAGTGGGGGTGTGACTGGAAATGATGTCATTATGCATTTCTTCCTCTCAACTTTGCCTTTTGGTGGTGTTG GTCACAGCGGGATGGGCGCCTACCACGGCAGGCACAGCTTCGAGACCTTCTCCCACCGCCGCGCCTGCCTCATCAAGGACCTGAAGATGGAGAGCACCAACAAAATGCGGTACCCACCTGGCAGCCAGAAGAAGGTGGATTGGGCCAAGTTCTTCCTTCTGAAGCGGTTTAACAAAGCCCGAATTGGGCTCTttgtcctggccctgctggcggTTGTGGCAGCGGTGATGATTAAG TGA
- the LOC125336466 gene encoding aldehyde dehydrogenase family 3 member A2-like isoform X2: MERMQQIVGRARAAFNSGRSRPLEFRIQQLKALERMVQEKEKDILAALKADLNKCGHNAYSHEILGVLGELALTMEKLPSWAAPQPVKKNLLTMRDEAYIGYEPLGVVLVIGAWNYPFVLVMQPLIGAIAAGNAVVVKPSEVSENTARLVAELLPQYLDKDLYPVVTGGVPETTELLTQRFDHILYTGNTAVGKIVMAAAAKNLTPVTLELGGKSPCYIDKDCDLAVACRRITWGKYMNCGQTCIAPDYILCDPSIQSKVVENIKTTLKEFYGEDVKSSPDYERIVNKRHFKRVKSLLEGQKIAHGGETDEASCFIAPTILTDVSPESKVMEEEIFGPVLPIVTVKSVEEAIEFINRREKPLALYVFSNNKQLIKRVISETSSGGVTGNDVIMHFFLSTLPFGGVGHSGMGAYHGRHSFETFSHRRACLIKDLKMESTNKMRYPPGSQKKVDWAKFFLLKRFNKARIGLFVLALLAVVAAVMIKVVN; this comes from the exons ATGGAGAGGATGCAGCAGATCGTGGGGCGGGCGAGGGCCGCCTTCAACTCGGGCCGGAGCCGCCCGCTGGAGTTCAGGATTCAGCAGctgaaggccctggagaggatggtgcaggagaaggagaaggacaTCCTGGCAGCCCTCAAGGCCGATCTCAACAAG tgtggGCACAATGCCTACAGCCATGAAATTCTGGgtgtgctgggggagctggcCCTGACCATGGAGAAGCTGCCATCCTGGGCAGCCCCTCAGCCCGTGAAGAAGAACCTGCTGACCATGAGGGACGAGGCCTACATCGGCTACGAGCCGCTGGGAGTGGTGCTGGTCATCGGGGCCTGGAACTACCCCTTTGTGCTGGTCATGCAGCCCCTGATCGGGGCCATTGCAGCAG GCAATGCGGTGGTGGTGAAGCCGTCGGAGGTCAGCGAGAACACGGCTCGGCTGGTGGCTGAGCTCCTGCCACAGTACCTGGACAAG GATCTGTACCCCGTGGTCACTGGAGGAGTTCCTGAGACAACCGAGCTGCTGACCCAGAGATTTGATCACATCCTCTACACTGGCAACACCGCAGTGGGCAAAATTgtgatggcagcagctgccaagaACCTGACCCCTGTCACCCTGGAGCTGGGTGGGAAGAGCCCCTGCTACATTGACAAGGACTGTGACCTGGCTGTCGCCTGCAG GCGGATAACATGGGGCAAATACATGAACTGTGGGCAGACCTGCATCGCCCCAGACTACATCCTGTGTGACCCATCCATCCAGAGCAAGGTGGTGGAGAACATCAAGACAACTCTGAAG GAATTCTATGGGGAAGACGTGAAGTCGTCTCCAGACTATGAAAGGATCGTCAATAAACGTCACTTCAAGAGGGTTAAGAGCCTGCTGGAAGGGCAGAAGATTGCTCATGGGGGAGAGACTGATGAGGCCTCCTGCTTCAtag CACCAACCATCCTCACTGATGTTTCCCCGGAGTCCAAGGTGATGGAGGAGGAAATCTTTGGACCAGTGCTGCCCATTGTGACTGTGAAGAGCGTGGAGGAAGCCATTGAGTTCATCAACCGTCGGGAGAAGCCGCTTGCCCTCTATGTGTTCTCCAACAACAAGCAG ttGATCAAGAGAGTCATCTCAGAAACCTCCAGTGGGGGTGTGACTGGAAATGATGTCATTATGCATTTCTTCCTCTCAACTTTGCCTTTTGGTGGTGTTG GTCACAGCGGGATGGGCGCCTACCACGGCAGGCACAGCTTCGAGACCTTCTCCCACCGCCGCGCCTGCCTCATCAAGGACCTGAAGATGGAGAGCACCAACAAAATGCGGTACCCACCTGGCAGCCAGAAGAAGGTGGATTGGGCCAAGTTCTTCCTTCTGAAGCGGTTTAACAAAGCCCGAATTGGGCTCTttgtcctggccctgctggcggTTGTGGCAGCGGTGATGATTAAG GTGGTTAACTGA
- the LOC125336466 gene encoding aldehyde dehydrogenase family 3 member A2-like isoform X1 produces MERMQQIVGRARAAFNSGRSRPLEFRIQQLKALERMVQEKEKDILAALKADLNKCGHNAYSHEILGVLGELALTMEKLPSWAAPQPVKKNLLTMRDEAYIGYEPLGVVLVIGAWNYPFVLVMQPLIGAIAAGNAVVVKPSEVSENTARLVAELLPQYLDKDLYPVVTGGVPETTELLTQRFDHILYTGNTAVGKIVMAAAAKNLTPVTLELGGKSPCYIDKDCDLAVACRRITWGKYMNCGQTCIAPDYILCDPSIQSKVVENIKTTLKEFYGEDVKSSPDYERIVNKRHFKRVKSLLEGQKIAHGGETDEASCFIAPTILTDVSPESKVMEEEIFGPVLPIVTVKSVEEAIEFINRREKPLALYVFSNNKQLIKRVISETSSGGVTGNDVIMHFFLSTLPFGGVGHSGMGAYHGRHSFETFSHRRACLIKDLKMESTNKMRYPPGSQKKVDWAKFFLLKRFNKARIGLFVLALLAVVAAVMIKSHQSVLKRKALLVVLAVQRLGWPSGW; encoded by the exons ATGGAGAGGATGCAGCAGATCGTGGGGCGGGCGAGGGCCGCCTTCAACTCGGGCCGGAGCCGCCCGCTGGAGTTCAGGATTCAGCAGctgaaggccctggagaggatggtgcaggagaaggagaaggacaTCCTGGCAGCCCTCAAGGCCGATCTCAACAAG tgtggGCACAATGCCTACAGCCATGAAATTCTGGgtgtgctgggggagctggcCCTGACCATGGAGAAGCTGCCATCCTGGGCAGCCCCTCAGCCCGTGAAGAAGAACCTGCTGACCATGAGGGACGAGGCCTACATCGGCTACGAGCCGCTGGGAGTGGTGCTGGTCATCGGGGCCTGGAACTACCCCTTTGTGCTGGTCATGCAGCCCCTGATCGGGGCCATTGCAGCAG GCAATGCGGTGGTGGTGAAGCCGTCGGAGGTCAGCGAGAACACGGCTCGGCTGGTGGCTGAGCTCCTGCCACAGTACCTGGACAAG GATCTGTACCCCGTGGTCACTGGAGGAGTTCCTGAGACAACCGAGCTGCTGACCCAGAGATTTGATCACATCCTCTACACTGGCAACACCGCAGTGGGCAAAATTgtgatggcagcagctgccaagaACCTGACCCCTGTCACCCTGGAGCTGGGTGGGAAGAGCCCCTGCTACATTGACAAGGACTGTGACCTGGCTGTCGCCTGCAG GCGGATAACATGGGGCAAATACATGAACTGTGGGCAGACCTGCATCGCCCCAGACTACATCCTGTGTGACCCATCCATCCAGAGCAAGGTGGTGGAGAACATCAAGACAACTCTGAAG GAATTCTATGGGGAAGACGTGAAGTCGTCTCCAGACTATGAAAGGATCGTCAATAAACGTCACTTCAAGAGGGTTAAGAGCCTGCTGGAAGGGCAGAAGATTGCTCATGGGGGAGAGACTGATGAGGCCTCCTGCTTCAtag CACCAACCATCCTCACTGATGTTTCCCCGGAGTCCAAGGTGATGGAGGAGGAAATCTTTGGACCAGTGCTGCCCATTGTGACTGTGAAGAGCGTGGAGGAAGCCATTGAGTTCATCAACCGTCGGGAGAAGCCGCTTGCCCTCTATGTGTTCTCCAACAACAAGCAG ttGATCAAGAGAGTCATCTCAGAAACCTCCAGTGGGGGTGTGACTGGAAATGATGTCATTATGCATTTCTTCCTCTCAACTTTGCCTTTTGGTGGTGTTG GTCACAGCGGGATGGGCGCCTACCACGGCAGGCACAGCTTCGAGACCTTCTCCCACCGCCGCGCCTGCCTCATCAAGGACCTGAAGATGGAGAGCACCAACAAAATGCGGTACCCACCTGGCAGCCAGAAGAAGGTGGATTGGGCCAAGTTCTTCCTTCTGAAGCGGTTTAACAAAGCCCGAATTGGGCTCTttgtcctggccctgctggcggTTGTGGCAGCGGTGATGATTAAG AGCCACCAGTCTGTGCTGAAGAGAAAAGCCCTCTTGGTTGTGCTGGCTGTGCAGAGGCTGGGCTGGCCCAGCGGGTGGTAA